CTGCCGTAGTCAATATTATCTGGATTGCTTTTGTAGTCTGTGTTCGGCATGCCAGCCTACGACAGAGAGTGATTGGATTGGCGTGGGTGCTTGTGGGAGGTTTTGTTCTTGAGTGGTTAGTAACTGTCCCAGGAGTGAGGAACTTTTTATCACAAGCAACGACACCGCCAAAAGAAAAAGATAGCATAAAAGCTTTATTAGCCCCGCTATCTTTAGGAATCCTAACTTCGGGGATCTATCAGGTTAATCTTATTTCGGATATTTGTTTAGCGCGCTACGTTGATGTGATTGGACCGCTTTATCTTATGTATTCCTTAAGGATTTATCAGCTTCCCGTAAATCTTTTTGGCCTTGGTGTATTTGCTGTGCTTCTTCCAGCAATTTCACGTTGTGTTCAAAGCGAAGATCACGAGCGAGGACATCTACTGTTAAAATTTACATTAAACCTGTTGATTTCTGTCATGATCATCATGACAGCAGGAATGGTTTTATTTGCGCTGCCAGGAACGCGAGTGTTGTATGAACACGGCCTATTTCCCTCCCATGCTGTGCATGCTGTTGTCCGAGTCTTATGGGGATATAGTGGTGGCATTATCCCCATGGCTCTAGCGCCGATCATCTCAGCATTATTTTATGCTCAAAGGAGTTATGCTACCCCCTTGCTTATCGGAATAGGAAATGCTATCGCAAATATTGTTTTGAGCTTAATTTTTGGCTGTTGGTTATTGCACGATGTCTCGGGGATTTCCTATGCAACGTCTATAACTGCTTGGGTCCAACTTTACTTCCTGTGGTTTTATTTAGGAAAAAGGTTGCCAAGCTATGCCAATTTACTTGTCGAAGCGTTGAGACTTTCCTGGAAGGTGCTAGGAACGACCTTGCTGGCATGCATCACTACGATTGGGATAAACATCATGACGCGAACAACTTACATTATCTTTTTAAAGCCCCTAACGCCTTTGGCCTTTCCGTTAAACACCATCTTTATGCAAGCGGCAGCTTTTTTTGCCGAAGGTTTCATTTTCTTGGCTTTTTTGTTTGGTTTTGCCAAACTTCTTCGCGTAGAAGATCTTGTTAACTTGACTTCCTTTCAGTACTGGAGAGGGCAGCGAAGTCTTTTGCAAGGTGATAGCCTTACGCAAGATAACTGAGTTTTAGTGATAGACATTTCTGTTTTTTCTCCCCGCTCTTGGAATTTTTCTAACAGACTTCTCTACTTAACTTGATAGCGCTAAGGGCATTATGAAAAAACAAATATATCAATGGTTGACTTCTATACTTGTTTTAACTTCAACAACTTATGGGTATGCTGAACGCTCCGTTTCGAATAAGAGCAACGAGGCTTTTGCAACATTAGGGGATGTTCAAGAATACTTAAATAAGCGAGGATTCATAGAAGCTCGTAAGCGGGATGGCATTTTAAGATTAGCTGGTGATGTTCGTGCACGATGGCTGTTTGCTAGGGAAGATATTGTAAACCCCCCGACAACATCCTATACTCCTTTGCCTCAGAATCGCTACCGCAGCGAGTTTAATCTTTATATCGATTACACGACAGAAAGAAGTTGGTTAACATCTAGCATGCATTGGGCAGCAATTGCTGGAGGGGAGAGTACCGCAGCAGGAATGGATATTAACAGAGCCTTTATAGGATATCGTCTTTATAAAAGCCCTATTACCGATATCTTCGTAGAATGTGGAAGATCAAGCTTGGGAGATCTATTCCAATCAGATGTACAATTCAACAGTAACTTCGATGGTGTGCATCTTTACTATAGCCAACGTTTGAGTGAGAACCTCCCATATCAGTTGATAGTTCACGGAGGGCCCTTTGTTGTAAATATGACTAAGAAGCATTATGCTTGGGCAGTGGAAGGTATCTTAAACAATCTCCCTCAACAGTTCTTTGTAAAATGTAGCGTTATAGACTGGAACTCATTTTTGCCTAGCGAGCTCTCTTCTTCGGATACCCTTCTTGTACAGACAAAGTATAAGTACTGTGTGTGGCAAGCGTTGCTTGGGAAACACAGCCAGCTGCCTTGGTTCCAAGGAAAGAAAAAACCTCTATATCTTTATGGGGCAGTGTTAACAAACACATTAGCAAAAGCTTCTCCTACGACTTTGAATGAAAAGCAAAATCTTGCCTGGTTTGTTGGAGGAACTTTTGGAAGACTCAAGAAAGCTGGGGATTGGTCTGCAACAATTCGTTATGAGTATGTTGAAGCTTTGGCACTTCCTGAAATTGATGTTTCTGGAATAGGTCGAGGAAATTCTCTAAAATACTGGTTTGCCCAGGCAATTGTTGGCAATTACGATCCTAAAGAGGCTAATGGTTTCACTAACTACAAAGGAGCTTCTTGCTTGCTTATGTATAGCTTGACAGATTCTTTATCTTTCAGAGCTTATGGAGCGTACTCTCGTCCTGCAGATGATCGTTTAGGAAGCGACTTTACCTTTAGAAAGTTTGACCTTGGGCTAATCTCTGCTTTCTAAAAGAAATATCTTTTAATCTTTCTTTAACTAAAGAGCTCACGTTTTTTAAAAATGTGAGCTTTTTAGTTTTTATTTTATAATAAAATAAAAGTTTTGTTGTTTTTTTTATGGTTAATCCTCTTGGCACGAATGAGCATGAACAGATTCCTATAGAACCTCTCGCTTCTAAAGATGCGAGTTCAGCTTCTTCTACAGAAGCGGCTTCTAAGACGCAGGAGAAAAAAACAGAGGGCCCTACGCCTCAAGCAGTTGAGACGTGGAGTTTTTTAAGTGCTGCTCGTAATGCCTTGTCTTCATTGGTCAATAGACTTCTTGGTGTTGCATCTTCTACCCCTACAACCTCGCCTGACACCTCTCCTTCTGTAGATTCAACAGACCCGACTAACCCTACAGATCCTGTTGATCCAACCCCGCCTCCGCCTACTTTTGATGATTATAAAACACAAGCTGAAACAGCATATAATACCTTTTTAACTTCGACAGATTATAGTGCAGTGCAAGCAGCAGCTGTCTCTTTACAAGAAGCTGTGAATAAAATGAATGAACTTGCTGCAGAGGATACTGCTACTGAAGAACAGAAGACTACAGCTGCAGAGTGGGGAGAGAAAAATACAAAAGTAACTCAAGTATACGCAGATTTGGAAGAGATTTCTAGATTATTGGAGGAGAACAAACAATATCAATCTTCTGCGAGTTCATTAGCTAATATTGACCTTGTGAATGCTGCGCTACTTAAAAGTGAAGAAAATGCTGCTGCAGTGGAAGCAAAGCTAGATGAAATGAATGCAGAGGAGAGCCCTCCTTTAGGGAGAGTCCCAGCTTCTGCTGAAGCATTAAAAACACAAATGGACACTGTCACGGAAGAGACAAAAGCAATTACTAAAGTGTTGATAGATGCTTACAATGCTGGGGAAGATGCCTATGGTAGTGTACAACAAGCTATGGCAAATAATTCCCAGGCAAATATTGACGCTGCGAATGCGCAAATAACCCAAGCAAAGGAGACAATTCAAAACGCTCTACAAACATATCCAAATTCTCCCGTTTTACAGACAGCTCTATCGCGTGTGACAGCCGCAGAAGCAGCTCTTCAAAATATCAAGCCTGCAGAAGCTCCTTCTTCAGGAGGCGCAGCTTCTGCAGGAAGTGCTCAGCATCGTTCTTTTTCTGTTGGGAACGTGAGAGTTGCTTTGCTATTAGATGATGCAGAAAGCGAAAGCACAGCGACTGTGCTATCTGGCTTAAGAAAGATGATTGAGTTATTCCAAAGCGGAACTACTGTTGGAGGAGAGGCTCAAAAAGCAGAGACAGAAGCAGAAGCTGTAGCTGCTAATGATTCTGCTACAACAGAAGAAGAAGCACAAGCTGCTGTAGAAGAAGCTCTGCAAACTATGGCAGAAGCAAAAACTCGAGAAGGCTTAATTGATGCTATGGGGCAGATTGCCTCTGCTGCTATGGTCTCTGCTGGTGTTCCGCAAGCCGCAGCAGCTCCTGTAGCGAAATCTGTAAAACAGCTTTACAGTGCCTCTTCCAGCACAAGCAGCAAGAGGTTTGCAGATGGCTATAGTGCTTATCAGTCTCTAACGGATACGCTAAGCTCTATAAATGATCGTGGTAGAAACGCCTTAGATGCAGCAACACAGTCTGCATTGTCGCAACCTGTTCCTAGGAGAACAGAAACGCGAGCTAGGGGTTCTGAGGATCTCAGTCAGCGTGTAGCTAGAAGCATAGCTGAAGATAGCAAAACTTACGGAGATATCTATGCCCGTGTAGGAGCTTTGGAGAGCTTATCCACAGTACTTCAAAATAATCCTAATGCGAATGATGCTGAGATTAAACAAGCGCTTATGTCAGAGGTGAATAAGCCTCCTAAGTTTGGGTATCCTTATGTTCAGCTTCCTAGTGAGTCTATGCAGAAGTACTTAGGGAAGCTTATGCAGGAGTTCGTGGATGGAACTAAAGCTGCTGCAGAACGTAAGATGCTTTCTTTTGATACACGCACACAATTTATCCAACAGGTTCTGGTCAACCTTGGGTCTCTATACGCAGCGTATCTTAGCTAGATAAAATACATACCTATCCAGGTATGTATTTGCTTCGGTATTTTTCTTGATAAGAGTTTTCTTAGAAGCGAGTATAGCATAAAAAACGCACCAGAGAGGTGCGTTTTTTTACTGGATGCTTTTAAAAGCTTGTAATTTATACGTTAATTATAAATTGCTCCAGCCAACTGTGTAAGAATTTGATTTAGAATTTGCATAGATGTGGAAACTAATGTCCATTCTTGCTGGATGTTTGTCATTTGGTTTTGCAAATTCAACTGTTGCGTTTGGCTTTGTGTTGTATAATTTTGTTGGTCCGTTTGCACTTGAGAAAATATAGGGCTCAATCCCCCTGTCGGTGTGATATCTGGAAAGCCATTAGCAATAAATCCTTCTAGAGCCGCTAGAGTTGGAATCCAATCCTTAAAGCTGGTAATTTTAAATGTATCTTTATCATAGGTATCTTGACTGCTCCCCTCTTTTTGAGGTTCAACAGTTACACTTACAAATAGAGAATCTAAGACCGTAAGCTGATTTAAAGTAATCGCCAGGGAGTATTTGTAGCGAGTAACTGAGTTAATCATCACTGCCAGCTGTGCCTTATCGACGCCTTCAAGGTTCTTTATCCGTTCAAGTAGAGAGTTTGCAAGTGCTAATGCACGTTTACATTGCTCAGAATCTCTAGTGATGTATTCACGTTCGCGTGACATTCCTACGATAGTATCGAAGTAATCACCACAAAAGAGGTCTGCTCCTTCTTTACTTTCTATTAAATAGGACGAGAAATTGTAGTAGACAGAGGTAATGGCAAAGCTATTAGTGATAGATAACAGATTGTTAAGGGCGTTTGCTGCTAGGTTGTTAA
This genomic stretch from Chlamydia pecorum E58 harbors:
- a CDS encoding lipid II flippase MurJ codes for the protein MNKKDCEGSIIRSIFNLLSGTSCSRITGMFREIAMATYFGADPLVAAFWFGFRTVFFLRKVLGGSVLGQAFIPHFEFLRAQDTNRAAFFFRSFFRFVTGGALVFTILIEVVLWVWLNQAEAETADTLLLTMILLPCGIFLTMYTINGALLHCENKFFSVGLAPAVVNIIWIAFVVCVRHASLRQRVIGLAWVLVGGFVLEWLVTVPGVRNFLSQATTPPKEKDSIKALLAPLSLGILTSGIYQVNLISDICLARYVDVIGPLYLMYSLRIYQLPVNLFGLGVFAVLLPAISRCVQSEDHERGHLLLKFTLNLLISVMIIMTAGMVLFALPGTRVLYEHGLFPSHAVHAVVRVLWGYSGGIIPMALAPIISALFYAQRSYATPLLIGIGNAIANIVLSLIFGCWLLHDVSGISYATSITAWVQLYFLWFYLGKRLPSYANLLVEALRLSWKVLGTTLLACITTIGINIMTRTTYIIFLKPLTPLAFPLNTIFMQAAAFFAEGFIFLAFLFGFAKLLRVEDLVNLTSFQYWRGQRSLLQGDSLTQDN